CTTATTTTTTTCGCAAAGATAGTGAAGTAAGAGTAAAAGAAAACAATATCAAAATCAATGAAATCCTTTCCTTAAAAGTAAAATCTGACTTACACTCTATCAAACAAGATGTACACATTACAGCTTCAGCTGTATTAAGAAGTACACAATCAGCAAATAGCATTGCAAAAGAACTTTTTGAAGAAGATCAAAACTTTGTATTTATTGGTGCATTTGATTCTAGTTTTAATCCAAAATTTGAAGTCGTAAATGATCAATTTTTAGAAAAGTATGATTATCAAAAGACGGAAGTCAAAAGTATCATCAAAAACATCCAACCTAAACTGAGAAAATCATTTAGCGGAACAACTCTTATATGGAACATCAGTCCATTTTTTCGCAATCCCATCTTATGTATTAGTTTTCCTTTATCAGAAACCAAAGACACACATACCATTCTCGTTACATTAGTGAAGTTGGATAGTTTATTGGATGCATTTCAAACTTCTGGTCCTGTTGAAACTTTTTTAGTCAGTGAAGATGGAAGTGTTCTTGCTCACCCTGATGCAAAAGTAGTTCTTTCTGGTATCAATCTAAATGATTTGCCGATTGTAGATCGAATGAAAAAGTCAACGGTAGATAATGGACAATTTCGTTATGAAAACAAAGATGGAGAGTCTTACCTTGCAGCCTTTAAAAAATTAGGATTTGGTGGGGTTGGTGTAATCTCACAAGTTCGTGAATCAAAAATATTCGAAGAAGTAAATAATATCCAAAAACGTAACGTATACTTACTCATTGTTTCATTATCTCTCTCTTTTATTGTTGTTTATATCTTTGCAAAATCACTCTCCACTCCCATTCTAAAATTGGTAGATGCCTCCGAAGAAATTAGAAATGGCAATTACCATATCACTCTACATGCGACAACTCATGACGAAATTGGAACTCTCACAAAATCATTCGTTAGCATGGGTCGTGGATTAGAAGAAAGAGAAAAATTAAAAGATTCATTCGGGCGATTCGTTAACCAAGATATTGCCGAACTTGCCGCCAAAGGGAAGTTATCGATTGGTGGTAAAAAAAAGTATTGCACCATCTTTTTTTCCGATATCCGCAGTTTTACTGCTATCTCCGAAAAACTACAACCAGAAGAAGTGGTTGAGTTCTTAAACCAATACATGACAGAAATGGTTAAATGTGTTCAGGAAACGGGTGGCACAGTAGATAAATTTATTGGTGATGCAATCATGGCAACTTGGGGAGCCCTTCGTGATCACAAGGATCATGCAATTGCTTCTGTCGAAGCAGCTTTACGAATGCGTGACAAATTAATTGAGTTTAATCAAAATAGAGGTTCCGCGAAAAAACCGATCATTAAAATTGGATGTGGCATTAACACAGGATATGTGATCGCTGGTCAAATCGGAAGTTCCGACAAAATGGAATACACTGTCATTGGAGATTCAGTGAACCTTGCTTCCAGAGTTGAGTCATTTAACAAAGAAACTCATACCGATATTCTAATTACAGAATCCACCTACCATGAAGTAAAATCAGAGTTTAATGTGGTCAGTATGGGAGAAATTGAATTTAAAGGGAAATCCAAAGCCCAAAAAGTGTATGCAGTTTTGGGTAAAAAATCAGATGTGAATGCTCCTAAAAATTTGGTTGAGTTACAAAAATTAGTAGGAATTGAAGTCACTTCCAAAAAGGGAAAAAAATGAATTTAGACAAACGAGATTCATTTGTTCTACTGAGCCTAACAAGTATCGCATTATTTTTTAGCGTATTATTTTACTTAGATCTGAATCGGAAAATTGATATTGGTGATCGTGAAGTTGTAGGTACTATTTTTTTTAAAAACAATATAGTCCAACGTAAATTTGAAGATGAAGTCATTTGGGAAAAACTGGAAAACAATAGTCCACTCATCAATAAAGATACCATCCGTTCGGAAGCATTTTCTGATGCCATCATACGTTTAAAAGATGGAACGGAGATCAACATTGATGAAAATTCAATGTTTAACTTAGATTTAACGGGTGAAGACCCAAACTTAGAATTTTCAGAAGGCTCTTTACAAGTAAAAAAGAATGATTCCAACGCGAATCAAATTAAAATCACTAGTTCAGGTAACGAAATCAATGTCGATTCTGGAAATGTCAAAATTGAAAGAGCAAAAGACCAAGAGTTAAGCCTTTTTGTGGAAAAAGGCAAAACGACTGTCAAACAAAACGGTAAAGCCTTAGAAGTAGAACAAGGCAAAAAAGCAGAATTTAAAAAAAGTGGAATTGAGATCAAAAAAATTCCAGTCGTACTCATCTCACCTCCTTCCCAAAAATTATTTTACGCAGAACCTGATGAAGTGAATGTATCTTTCACTTGGAAAATGGAATCAGGTTATGATTCGCCGATTTTAGAAATCTCAAGATCTCCCAATTTTAAACTTAGGTTTTTTTCGGAACCAGTTCCTGACGACAAATCTGTTGTTAGCTTAAAGGAAGGAACATTTTATTGGCGAATCAAAGTCAAAAATCAAAAATCAAACAGTATAGAAGCAAGTGAAACAAATAAACTTTTTGTTTCAAAATTAGAATCGTTTGTGGGAGAATCACCGAATCATGGAATGGTAATTCCCTTTGTACAATTATATCCTTTGGTAACTGTCTCTTGGACAAAATTGACAACCGCAAATTCTTATCTCTTTTTTCTATCTGATAACAATAGTTTTCAAAATCCAATCAAACGTATGGAAACTTCTGCGAATCAAATTTCATTCGATGATTTAAAGGAAGGAACATATTATTGGAAGGTAATTGCAAAATCTTCGTTTCCTGATACCAAAGACCGAGAAACAAAAGTTTATTCCTTCTCCATTAAAAAACAAAACACAATCCCAGCACCCAAATGGCAAAGACCAAATCCAGGTGCTGAAATTAGTTTAGAAGAAATTAAATTAAACCAAGCCATCTTAATTTGGGAAGGGAATGCAGAAATTCAATCTTATCATGTTAAAATTGCAAAGGATTCCAAACTTTCGAATGTAGTGATTGATACCGAAACAAAATCGAATTTTTTAGTTCCCAATTGGAATCAACTTGGGTTGGGGCAATTATTTGTTACCATCACTGGTAAAACAAAGGAAGGAAAGGAAACAGAACCATCCGCTATCCTTAGTTTTACGATCATAGACAAAAAGAAAAAACAAGAAGTGATTGTAAATAGTGAAGAAAATAAAAATCAATCTTCGCAAGAAACAAAATTAGAAATTCTTTCACCAAATGGATCTGTTGTCCAAATGAAAGGAAAATCGAGTTTAGATTTCCATTGGAAGTTGAGTGGTATCACTGCTGACAAATTTGATTTGGTATTGTACCAACATTTCCCTGATAAAAAAATTGCAATTTATAAAACTAGCACAAAAGAACCCCATTACCAACTAAAAGATTTAAGCGTATTGGATGAAGGGAGTTTTTCATGGGATTTAAGTGTTTATAAAAATGGAAACTTTGTTTTGTCTCGCAAAGGAAATTTCATTTTGGCATTGGACCAATTAAAATCACTAAAGCCAACTGATATTGAATTTATCTCTCCGAAAAGACTCTATAAAGAAAAAAAATGATTCGATATAACTTCAAAATATTTGTTATACTTTTTTTGTTTGTTTCCTCTTTGTTATCACAAGAAGGAACGAAACTCATTGCTTGGAAACCCATCGCCGATGCAAATGGATACCAAATTCAAATTAAAGACAAATCAGGAAAGTTGATCCTGGATAAAAAAATCGATACCGCTTATCATTCGATAGAAGAGTTACCTTCTGGAATTTACATGGTACGCACTGCTCCTCTCAATTTGTTCAAAAAACCTGCTGTTTGGTCAGTATGGAAAGATCTTGAGATCATCATTTCGGAACCTCCTCAAATTGTGAAAGAAGTTGAAAAACCAATCATACTTCCAAAAACCGAATCCAAAAAAGAAAAAACAATCTCTCCGATTACAATTGAAGGAGAACATTTCTTAGAAGCCACAAAGGTGGATTTAAGTAAAAAAGACGACCAACTACCAATAGTTAGTAAAGAAGTTAAGTCATCCGAACGAATTGAATTAAAAGTTGATACAACAGAAGCAAAAACTGGTCCTTATGATTTAACTGTCACTAATCCTTACCAAAAACCCAAAGTAGTGAAAAATTTTGTGCAAGTGGAAGTTCCTAAATCGGAAACAAAACAAGAAAACCTTGAAGAAATCAAAAAGAACGAAAGAGTGAAAACTGTTCCAGAATCTACAATTCAAGTTTCAAATATCCAAACAAACAATGGTAACAATTCAAACACTCAGAAACAAAAAGTAATTCTTCCAAAGGGAAAACCATTTCGAGATTTTTCGTATGAAGAAATGATGTTGTTTTTAGAATCAGATGTTGCAGTGAATTGTAAAAACACAAAAATACCAGCATTCACTTTAAGCGAATGTCACAAAACATACGTTATATTAAATTTTTCAAGTGAAGACAATCAATCTGTTTTTGAATTTTACAAATTAGTTAGCGAAAACGAAACCAATCGAATCAGCGCCTACCGATACTTTTCAAGTCATTGTAATCCAAAATTCAGACCTGCCATCGAAAGGATGGAACTCCAATGGAAAAATAGAACCAATTTGGATCCAGAAGAACGCCAATCACTGGCGGAAGAATTGCCAAAATTTCGTTCTTGTTCGAGATAAAATAGATATCTTTTGCTTGTAATGAATTTATTTTTTAGTCCAATGAAGGTAATGAGATATTCGTTTTATCTACTCCTCGGAATTTGTTTTTTAAGTTTGCAAACTTTACATTCCGAACCTTCAGTCCTAAGCCAAAATGTGAAGGAAATAACCACTCGCATCCAAGACCTAGCACTCTACCCCACCCTTTCGAAAAAAAGGCTTTATGGTGCGGTTGCAAAAGGTGGCGCAATTCGATTTGATCTGAAAGCCGGAGAATCTTCCCCTCAATCCATTGGAATCGGTGTAGCAACTGATGGTAAATTGAAAGAATGGGTATTAACAGTTTATTCTGGAAATGGACAAAATGAAAATTCGACAATCTTACGTAAGGAGAGAATCGAAGGAGAGTCCCAGTGGGTATTTGAATTACTCGCTCCACCGGATGAAATCACCATCGAAATCCAAAATGCCAATTCAGAAACACCAGTGGCAGTCGTAGAGATCATTCATGGTTATTATTATGGTTATTCTGTTGATAAGGAAAATCACAACAAACCACAATCCCAAAATCCTACAAAACCCAACCCAACAGAACCGGAAAAACTCTCTCCGAATGACATTCAGAATCGTACTGAATTTTACCGAGCTCCCATCACCAAAGATTGATTTAGGTTTCTAAAAATATAGTCAGTGTAATCATTATAACACGATGGTGACATGTGACCTGCATCGCTAAACTCGTTGCAGGTGTATGTAGGATCATCATTCATATTCCAAAATGGTATACCATTTTGTTTGTGATACTCCACGATACGCGGATACCAATCTTCATAAACAGTTCCCACTTTATTTTCTGCTACTGATACTTTTAAATGCCTTATATGATCCATATAGGGCAAAGATAACCTAACCCAAATGACTGCAGATGGAACATTCAATTGTTTTGCTAATTGTAAGGATTGGTCTGTGAAACTAAGTATATTCTCAGAAAATCGAAATGGAACTAGATAAGAATGAAAATCACCAATTGCTGATTTTTTTAATAATTCTGGTGGAAGGACTGCCTGGTGTGTCCCTGGAGTCATTGCGGATCCCTTCCCCTTTTTCAAATTTGCCATAAGGTTATTACGCAAACTTCTATAAGGATATAATAAGGTGTCTTTATTTTTGGCTCTTGTGATGATAACTTCCAATTTAGGACGGTATTGATATGCACGGAACATACGTTTTGCGATTAGAGTTGATATATCATCTGTTGAAAATCTGGAAAAATGTTTTAATACAAATGAAACATTTAGGCCATTGGTTAAGGTTTCATCTACCTTTAAAGTGGCAGTAGAGTTAAACATTTCTACAGAATGATCGAATAAAAAGAAGTCCGGTTTTACTTCATCTTTTGCAAACTGCTCCATCCATTGTAAAACATAATCTGGTTTCCCACCAGGAACAGAAAAATTAAAC
The sequence above is a segment of the Leptospira levettii genome. Coding sequences within it:
- a CDS encoding adenylate/guanylate cyclase domain-containing protein, giving the protein MKTILIKLRDFFGNESNTPGEFQFPIRYKLLLITSIVLLISMSGVIFLASYFFRKDSEVRVKENNIKINEILSLKVKSDLHSIKQDVHITASAVLRSTQSANSIAKELFEEDQNFVFIGAFDSSFNPKFEVVNDQFLEKYDYQKTEVKSIIKNIQPKLRKSFSGTTLIWNISPFFRNPILCISFPLSETKDTHTILVTLVKLDSLLDAFQTSGPVETFLVSEDGSVLAHPDAKVVLSGINLNDLPIVDRMKKSTVDNGQFRYENKDGESYLAAFKKLGFGGVGVISQVRESKIFEEVNNIQKRNVYLLIVSLSLSFIVVYIFAKSLSTPILKLVDASEEIRNGNYHITLHATTHDEIGTLTKSFVSMGRGLEEREKLKDSFGRFVNQDIAELAAKGKLSIGGKKKYCTIFFSDIRSFTAISEKLQPEEVVEFLNQYMTEMVKCVQETGGTVDKFIGDAIMATWGALRDHKDHAIASVEAALRMRDKLIEFNQNRGSAKKPIIKIGCGINTGYVIAGQIGSSDKMEYTVIGDSVNLASRVESFNKETHTDILITESTYHEVKSEFNVVSMGEIEFKGKSKAQKVYAVLGKKSDVNAPKNLVELQKLVGIEVTSKKGKK
- a CDS encoding FecR domain-containing protein, with translation MNLDKRDSFVLLSLTSIALFFSVLFYLDLNRKIDIGDREVVGTIFFKNNIVQRKFEDEVIWEKLENNSPLINKDTIRSEAFSDAIIRLKDGTEINIDENSMFNLDLTGEDPNLEFSEGSLQVKKNDSNANQIKITSSGNEINVDSGNVKIERAKDQELSLFVEKGKTTVKQNGKALEVEQGKKAEFKKSGIEIKKIPVVLISPPSQKLFYAEPDEVNVSFTWKMESGYDSPILEISRSPNFKLRFFSEPVPDDKSVVSLKEGTFYWRIKVKNQKSNSIEASETNKLFVSKLESFVGESPNHGMVIPFVQLYPLVTVSWTKLTTANSYLFFLSDNNSFQNPIKRMETSANQISFDDLKEGTYYWKVIAKSSFPDTKDRETKVYSFSIKKQNTIPAPKWQRPNPGAEISLEEIKLNQAILIWEGNAEIQSYHVKIAKDSKLSNVVIDTETKSNFLVPNWNQLGLGQLFVTITGKTKEGKETEPSAILSFTIIDKKKKQEVIVNSEENKNQSSQETKLEILSPNGSVVQMKGKSSLDFHWKLSGITADKFDLVLYQHFPDKKIAIYKTSTKEPHYQLKDLSVLDEGSFSWDLSVYKNGNFVLSRKGNFILALDQLKSLKPTDIEFISPKRLYKEKK
- a CDS encoding DUF1574 domain-containing protein, coding for MDLIRNRYLLVPFLVVFLTFCLDKLLVLENVHTYFSKSLSDINYIQKNELYEDLKEYLKLKDRDKVIVYFGNSRALLFDNEYIHKKYPGWVMFNFSVPGGKPDYVLQWMEQFAKDEVKPDFFLFDHSVEMFNSTATLKVDETLTNGLNVSFVLKHFSRFSTDDISTLIAKRMFRAYQYRPKLEVIITRAKNKDTLLYPYRSLRNNLMANLKKGKGSAMTPGTHQAVLPPELLKKSAIGDFHSYLVPFRFSENILSFTDQSLQLAKQLNVPSAVIWVRLSLPYMDHIRHLKVSVAENKVGTVYEDWYPRIVEYHKQNGIPFWNMNDDPTYTCNEFSDAGHMSPSCYNDYTDYIFRNLNQSLVMGAR